The genomic interval ATAAAATTCAACATTTAATTAACGACCAGATACCAGATGCCGCAGTTTTTTTTACCAGGCAAACAGATACCTTTATTCCATTACATGCCAGGTCTAAAATGGCAAATGAGTTAAATGCAGATTTATTTATATCTGTTCATTGTAATGCATTGCCTGGAAATCATGCCTCCGTTCGCGGTACAGAAACTTATGTAATGGGGCTTCATAAAGCGGAAAGTAATTTAAATGTAGCAAAAAGGGAAAATGCTGCTATTTTTCTTGAATCCGTAACAGACAATCATTATGATGTTTTAAATTTCGAAAACCCAGAATCCTTTATTGTACTGAATCACCTTCAAGATCAGTTTATTCAACAAAGTAATCGATTGGCGAAATCTGTTGAAGATGCTTTTGCCAAAAGACATCCTGGTAAAAGCAAAGGTGTTAAACAAGCGGGATTTCACGTTTTGCACCAGGTTAGTATGCCAGGAATTTTAGTAGAATGTGGTTATATGACAAATTCAGATGAAGAAAAATATTTATGCTCCTCTTCTGGACAATGGGAAATTGCACAAATGATCGTTGAAGGTATTTCAAATCATCTACTTGTCAATCCTGTTTATCCAACAATTGCCATGTCTGAACCAACTAAAAAAACTGGAACTCTAAAGAAAGAAGCGAATGATTTGATTTATAAGATACAATTAGCTTCATCCAGGTCATGCCCAGCACCACAATCCTCCTGGAGAGCTAACCCAGAATTTGAAATTATTAAAGAAGGTGAATTGTATCGTTTGGTTTATGGAAGTTTTCTTAGTTTGGAAGAAGCTCGAAAAGAAAAAGAAATAATGAGTCAAAAAGGCTTTCATGATGCATTTATAATTAAGTATGCTGGGGATCGCAAGATTAACTAAAGAAAGGACACAAATCGGGAAGGAAGATAAAAGCATCCGATTTTTCGTACTTTTGCCCTAAGAATAACAATCATATAATTTAGAATAAGTTTGCGTAACGAAATTAAAGTAGGAATACTCGGGGTTGTAACCTTGACATTATTGATTTTTGGGTATAAGTATTTGAAAGGAAGCAATTTGCTTGACCGTTCGAAAACTTATTACGTCAAATATCCTGATGTAGGACAAATGGATCCTTCGTCACCTGTTCTGACCAGAGGATTTAAAGTGGGTACGGTCACTAAAATTGAGTTAGACCCAACTAACCCTAAATTAGTCCTGGTTACCATAGATGTTAAAAATGAAATAAAAATTCCAAAAGAAACCAAGGCAATTTTAGTAAGTCAAGGTTTAATTGGAGGAAAAGCAATAGTTCTTCAGTTTAATGAATATTGTGATACAGATTGCCTACCCAATAAATCTTTAATTGAAGGTGAAATCGCTGGGATGCTTTCCAGTATGTTCAGTAAAGATGAAGTAAAAGATTATACGCAAACTATTGGTAAAGAATTAAATACACTGCTAGACACAAGTAGCACAAATCAGAATGTACAATTGGCTGCAACGGTTCGAAACGTGCATACGATCCTGGATAATTTGGCGAAATCTACAATCCAATTAAATCATTTACTGACAAACTCTGCCCAAAATATCAATAACTCACTTGTAAATTTGAACCAATTAACTTCAAGTTTATCAAAAAATGCAAACTCAATTTCTAATTCATTGAACAATCTGGAAGCTATTTCTAATAGTTTAAAACTATCAGAACCAGGTAAACTTGTAAAATCGGCAGAACAAACGATTACTGAAAGCCGTAAAACAATTCAAGAATTAAACTTAACCCTGGATGCAAGTCGAAAAACTGTACAAAAACTTAATAATATTTTAACAGAGGTTAATTCTGGAAATGGAAGTCTTGGAAAATTAATTAAAGATCCAACTTTATATCAAAATTTAAATCGAAGTTCAAAAAATTTAGATTTGCTTTTGC from Saprospiraceae bacterium carries:
- a CDS encoding N-acetylmuramoyl-L-alanine amidase codes for the protein MQNYDSSSSIASVCKILKFILITTYISISVLKAQQPLFSSGVAIVLDPGHGGKDEGAIGKLCSEKQVCLSICNKIQHLINDQIPDAAVFFTRQTDTFIPLHARSKMANELNADLFISVHCNALPGNHASVRGTETYVMGLHKAESNLNVAKRENAAIFLESVTDNHYDVLNFENPESFIVLNHLQDQFIQQSNRLAKSVEDAFAKRHPGKSKGVKQAGFHVLHQVSMPGILVECGYMTNSDEEKYLCSSSGQWEIAQMIVEGISNHLLVNPVYPTIAMSEPTKKTGTLKKEANDLIYKIQLASSRSCPAPQSSWRANPEFEIIKEGELYRLVYGSFLSLEEARKEKEIMSQKGFHDAFIIKYAGDRKIN
- a CDS encoding MCE family protein; translation: MRNEIKVGILGVVTLTLLIFGYKYLKGSNLLDRSKTYYVKYPDVGQMDPSSPVLTRGFKVGTVTKIELDPTNPKLVLVTIDVKNEIKIPKETKAILVSQGLIGGKAIVLQFNEYCDTDCLPNKSLIEGEIAGMLSSMFSKDEVKDYTQTIGKELNTLLDTSSTNQNVQLAATVRNVHTILDNLAKSTIQLNHLLTNSAQNINNSLVNLNQLTSSLSKNANSISNSLNNLEAISNSLKLSEPGKLVKSAEQTITESRKTIQELNLTLDASRKTVQKLNNILTEVNSGNGSLGKLIKDPTLYQNLNRSSKNLDLLLQDLRLNPTRYINVSVFGKKGTSYTAPVEDPTMKK